The following are from one region of the Acidobacteriota bacterium genome:
- the tadA gene encoding Flp pilus assembly complex ATPase component TadA, whose protein sequence is MSSLTSKALALIRPTLRGNSQLAVALPIAEALTHRVLLLSISARELEAAVSNEEGRRYLQERLTQPDFQRELCRVAKLTLIEIARITVRTQVHPEEVIVKAIERTYPANLEIRINTTLASILPRAESERMGVLLERASGTIIYALCTDGNGEKFLRERFQQKLFREAVAVAVGIPRSSAGTLTLFKPRRVTPMVLKNELNKVFPDHQVKEQSDLKIRTQVQRVRAEREQFSGLGQDRRKPLLPTETRNMINTVVGRAYVRKASDIRMFYDLSRRQLCHEVCIDGDWHPEKPYPIDVDTYHSIMNLIRQDARISSLERDVPHDGHIRFDFVLEGRRLAFDGRVNILPKEDTLNRRAELSGVTFRLFRDDEEIRPIEELGFLPFQIEMIHEKIAAATDGLLLVGGPTNSGKNGTLKAITALLQQNYKGKRFASIEDPVEVGVPSMYQVSVSAKKQATDYLPALLRSNFQGIQMTEIRDPETARFAFMAADTGIYTQATIHIRNPFQVIPRLSKYGISPNEISETLIAVIYQRLLPRLCRECAIPEDWELLWKKYPRLKAILEYWQVPLHSFRPKRANKEGCPHCIGGYRGRIGIFEIWNPELQRHQLSTNPDINEIRENALALGHWSMLRAGLCHAFAQIVDIESVMKATNGVDPVYEGVEGYRYKDVEARIRDMEAEAAGVNNRNPSPETPSSSSPEPTQSTAPVVDSNIIDAEFSEVEEN, encoded by the coding sequence ATGTCCTCGCTGACCAGCAAAGCTCTTGCCCTGATTCGCCCCACGCTCCGTGGGAATTCGCAACTGGCGGTGGCGCTTCCCATCGCCGAGGCCCTGACCCACCGGGTCCTCTTGCTCTCAATTTCAGCGCGCGAATTGGAAGCTGCCGTTTCCAATGAGGAAGGACGGCGATACCTTCAGGAACGGTTGACCCAACCTGACTTCCAGCGCGAATTGTGTCGAGTGGCCAAATTGACGCTGATCGAAATTGCACGGATAACGGTCAGAACTCAGGTCCATCCTGAAGAAGTCATTGTGAAAGCCATTGAGCGGACGTATCCGGCCAATTTAGAGATCCGAATCAACACCACCCTGGCCAGCATTTTGCCGCGCGCTGAATCCGAACGGATGGGGGTGTTATTAGAGCGGGCATCGGGCACCATCATCTATGCCCTGTGTACCGATGGGAACGGTGAAAAATTTCTCAGAGAACGCTTTCAGCAAAAATTGTTTCGCGAGGCGGTGGCGGTGGCGGTGGGGATCCCACGCAGTTCAGCCGGAACGCTGACCTTGTTTAAACCCCGTCGGGTCACCCCAATGGTTTTGAAAAACGAGCTCAATAAAGTTTTTCCAGATCATCAGGTGAAAGAACAATCCGATTTAAAAATTCGGACTCAGGTGCAGCGGGTCAGGGCCGAACGCGAACAATTCTCTGGGCTTGGACAGGATCGGCGTAAACCGCTTTTACCCACGGAAACTCGTAATATGATCAATACGGTCGTGGGACGCGCCTATGTGCGCAAAGCCTCGGACATTCGGATGTTTTATGACCTCTCACGCCGCCAGCTCTGTCACGAAGTGTGTATTGACGGCGACTGGCACCCGGAAAAACCATATCCGATAGATGTTGATACCTATCACTCCATTATGAATCTCATTCGCCAGGATGCCCGAATCTCCAGCCTGGAGCGGGATGTTCCACACGATGGACATATTCGATTTGATTTTGTGCTGGAAGGCCGCCGACTCGCGTTTGATGGTCGGGTCAATATCTTGCCCAAGGAAGATACCCTCAATCGCCGGGCTGAACTTTCAGGAGTGACGTTTCGACTATTTCGAGATGATGAAGAAATTCGCCCAATTGAAGAGCTTGGCTTTTTGCCGTTTCAAATCGAAATGATCCACGAAAAAATCGCGGCGGCCACTGATGGTCTGCTGCTGGTTGGTGGTCCCACCAACAGCGGGAAAAACGGGACGCTGAAAGCCATTACCGCCTTGCTCCAGCAAAATTACAAAGGCAAACGGTTTGCCAGTATCGAAGATCCGGTTGAAGTCGGGGTTCCCTCAATGTACCAGGTCAGCGTATCGGCCAAAAAACAGGCCACCGACTACCTGCCCGCTTTGTTACGGAGCAATTTTCAAGGCATTCAAATGACGGAAATCCGCGACCCGGAAACCGCCCGGTTTGCCTTTATGGCTGCTGATACCGGGATTTACACCCAGGCCACGATTCACATTCGGAATCCATTTCAAGTCATTCCGCGCCTTTCAAAATATGGAATCAGCCCCAATGAAATCAGCGAAACCCTGATTGCGGTCATTTATCAACGTCTGCTTCCACGCCTGTGCCGCGAATGCGCGATCCCGGAAGATTGGGAACTGCTCTGGAAAAAGTACCCCCGCTTAAAAGCCATTTTGGAATACTGGCAGGTTCCGTTGCATTCGTTTCGTCCGAAACGAGCCAATAAAGAGGGTTGTCCGCACTGCATTGGTGGATACCGGGGCCGAATCGGAATTTTCGAAATCTGGAATCCAGAACTTCAGCGGCACCAGCTTTCAACCAATCCCGATATCAATGAAATCCGCGAAAATGCGCTGGCGTTGGGCCACTGGTCAATGCTTCGGGCAGGTCTGTGTCATGCCTTTGCCCAGATTGTGGATATTGAGTCGGTTATGAAAGCCACCAATGGCGTTGACCCGGTGTATGAAGGGGTCGAAGGGTATCGCTACAAGGATGTCGAAGCCCGCATTCGTGATATGGAAGCCGAAGCCGCCGGAGTCAACAATCGCAACCCATCACCCGAAACACCATCGTCCTCTTCACCCGAGCCTACCCAATCCACGGCGCCAGTTGTTGATAGCAACATTATTGACGCCGAATTTTCCGAAGTGGAAGAAAACTGA